In Osmerus mordax isolate fOsmMor3 chromosome 24, fOsmMor3.pri, whole genome shotgun sequence, the following are encoded in one genomic region:
- the si:dkey-3h3.3 gene encoding E3 ubiquitin-protein ligase DTX3L, translating into MASSSMKEIFSDVTLTVDLTTFKDPDMVKEIFKESKHKIKQITKTSQYQAEGSFEDIEDVFVKLSSLERHTTSGSKHQQQAQMSPDQVKPVDIQGTVMEYMQHKCSKELRRIEANDVTISTSLGKTDKTVLVSFKPLGRSSSSQACAHFARERFITLYQRTATDLRVVSHSVADQNLSYLQNNFPELWIVSSSGNMTVTGPYAHIRRLEDFLSNRKSSTLGRNTTTQRQSAGASGASPVSHAQQQDDSEDTCAICMDSIHERHRKTLKCKHSFCTSCLKRAFEFKPVCPTCGALYGELKGTQPEGGSMSTSIRSSSLPGYEKCGTIVICYKIPSGTQKEEHPSPGERYEGAARTAFLPDSPEGRKVLHLLKRAFDQRLVFTVGRSSTSGRNNVVTWNDIHHKTATHGGPTCYGYPDSDYLKRVQDELKVKGIQ; encoded by the exons ATGGCTAGCTCGTCTATGAAAGAG ATATTTTCAGATGTCACGCTCACCGTTGATTTAACCACTTTCAAAGATCCAGACATGGTTAAGGAAATTTTTAAAGAAtctaaacacaaaataaaacaaataacaaaAACGTCACAATATCAAGCTGAGGGATCCTTTGAGGACATTGAAGATGTGTTTGTGAAGTTGTCAAGCTTGGAAAGACACACCACTTCTGGGAGCAAACACCAACAACAAGCTCAGATGTCCCCAGATCAGGTGAAACCAGTTGACATACAGGGAACTGTCATGGAGTACATGCAACACAAATGTTCAAAGGAATTACGCAGAATCGAGGCTAATGATGTAACAATATCAACATCCTTAGGAAAAACAGACAAAACGGTTTTGGTGTCATTCAAACCTCTCGGTCGAAGCAGTAGCAGCCAGGCCTGTGCTCACTTTGCCCGAGAGAGATTCATCACACTCTATCAGCGCACAGCAACAGACCTGAGAGTCGTGTCTCACAGCGTGGCAGACCAAAACCTGAGCTACTTGCAAAATAACTTTCCTGAGCTGTGGATTGTAAGCAGCTCTGGGAACATGACTGTGACGGGGCCGTACGCACACATCAGGAGATTGGAAGATTTCTTAAGCAACAGAAAGTCTTCCACTCTGGGGAGAAACACTACGACACAGAGACAAAGCGCAGGAGCCTCAGGTGCCTCACCTGTCAGCCACGCCCAGCAGCAGGACGACTCGGAGGACACCTGCGCCATCTGCATGGACAGTATCCACgagagacacaggaagacaCTCAAGTGCAAGCATTCATTTTGCACAAGCTGTCTGAAGAGGGCATTTGAGTTCAAGCCTGTTTGCCCAACTTGCGGGGCGCTGTACGGGGAACTGAAGGGGACCCAGCCTGAGGGGGGTTCGATGTCCACCAGCATAAGGTCTTCCTCTTTGCCGGGATATGAGAAGTGTGGGACTATCGTTATTTGTTACAAAATCCCAAGTGGCACTCAAAAG GAGGAGCACCCGAGCCCAGGAGAGCGGTACGAGGGAGCCGCCCGTACGGCCTTCCTCCCCGACAGCCCAGAGGGACGGAAGGTTCTGCACCTCCTGAAGAGAGCCTTCGACCAGCGGCTCGTCTTCACCGTGGGCCGCTCCTCCACCAGTGGAAGGAACAACGTGGTTACGTGGAACGACATCCACCACAAAACTGCTACACATGGAGGGCCAACATG CTACGGTTACCCTGATTCTGATTACCTGAAACGTGTTCAAGACGAGTTGAAAGTGAAGGGAATTCAGTGA
- the parp8 gene encoding protein mono-ADP-ribosyltransferase PARP8 — protein sequence MGMCSRQERIQKDVDLVIQRCKAEKDCLFFDFRYTDATFTFTYSKGSKRGSYSVHVSDDYPDNTYVSNSENDDEVLVTRDPIPVIFHRIATEIRINNDASSCLSIKPKLQIDKNQCQYAVEEDSEGDNDSEEFYYGGQVNYDGELHKHPQLEADLAAVREMYGHHAVSLREYGAIDDVDIDLHIDVSFLDEEIALAWDVIRREPVIVRLHCSLTQYLNGPVPTVDVFQVSTKDRFGLGHQLKKIMQTFVTQQWKHQGKEKLNCPHSKKQNDKKVKSPLHIFSTLRRSPSYPPPGCVKSKKKLKPEQDSKSHRLLRRTCSSTVRQAEADGCPKPAHKFLGPSLSADPRTEPSGPAKPHRLLGRPCSSTPAKPEDCPSALRPPHKLLPRPCPGDAHCDHGVGGLSGGVSGLGGGGGGGRGLRPQRLLTRSCSGAIRTEEMDGLRHHHRLLSRSYSSSTKMGRQDGLKEPAPESRRLSLTSGLIGILAPSLASPPQPNHGAKSIPVRDRGFLVQTMEYAEQRIPVLNEFCVVCDEPHVFQNGPMLRPTVCERELCVFAFQTLGVMNEAADEIATGAQVVDLLVSMCRSALESPRKVVIFEPYPSVVDPDDSQALAFNPRKKDYDRVMRALDSLTSIREMTQAPYLEIKKQMDKHDPLAHPLLQWVISSNRSHIVKLPVTRQLKFMHTQHQFLLLSSPPAKESNFRAAKNLFGSTFAFHGSHIENWHSILRNGLVVASNTRLQLHGAIYGSGIYLSPMSSISFGYSGMNKKQQKVTSKDETVTNSKTNLHLQSQKKGQQPQFLQSRILKCIALCEVITSPDLHKHGDIWVVPNTDHVCTRFFFVYEDGQVGDTSINTQDPCIHREILKVIGNQTATG from the exons ACAACACATATGTGTCAAACTCTGAGAATGATGATGAAGTCTTGGTCACCAGAGATCCAATCCCTGTCATTTTTCATAGAATTGCAACAG AGATTAGGATCAATAATGATGCCAGCAGCTGCCTATCAATCAAACCTAAACTTCAGATCGACAAAAACCAG TGCCAATATGCCGTAGAGGAGGATTCTGAGGGGGACAACGATTCGGAGGAGTTCTACTATGGGGGTCAG GTGAACTACGATGGCGAgctccacaaacacccccaGCTGGAGGCGGACCTGGCAGCGGTGCGCGAGATGTACGGGCACCACGCGGTGTCTCTCAG GGAATACGGTGCAATTGATGATGTGGATATTGATCTGCACATCGATGTCAGTTTCCTTGAT GAGGAGATCGCTCTGGCGTGGGATGTGATCCGGAGAGAGCCGGTCATTGTACGGCTCCACTGCTCACTAACACAGTACCTGAATGGACCAG tgCCCACAGTGGATGTTTTCCAAGTGTCCACTAAAGATCGCTTCGGTCTTGGACACCAGCTGAAAAA GATCATGCAGACGTTTGTCACCCAGCAGTGGAAGCATCAGGGCAAGGAGAAGCTCAACTGCCCCCACAGTAAAAAGCAGAATGACAAGAAGGTCAAATCTCCCCTCCACATCTTCTCAACGCTCCGCAG ATCCCCCAGCtacccccccccaggctgcgtCAAGAGCAAGAAGAAGTTGAAGCCGGAGCAGGACTCCAAGTCCCACCGGCTGCTCCGAAGAACCTGCTCCAGCACCGTGCGGCAGGCGGAGGCGGACGGCTGCCCCAAGCCCGCGCACAAGTTCCTGGGTCCCTCCCTGTCGGCTGACCCCCGCACGGAGCCCTCCGGCCCGGCCAAGCCCCACCGCCTCCTGGGCCGGCCCTGCTCCTCCACGCCGGCCAAGCCTGAGGACTGCCCCTCCGCCCTGCGGCCCCCCCACAAGCTGCTGCCCCGCCCCTGCCCCGGGGACGCCCACTGCGACCATGGGGTGGGCGGGCTCAGCGGGGGGGTGAGCGGtctgggtgggggcgggggaggagggagagggctgaGGCCTCAGCGCCTGCTCACCAGGTCATGCTCCGGGGCCATCAGGACGGAGGAGATGGACGGGCTGAGGCACCACCACCGCCTGCTCAGCCGGTCCTACTCCAGCAGCACCAAGATGGGCCGGCAGGACGGCCTGAAGGAACCGGCCCCAGAGAGCCGCCGTCTGTCTCTTACCTCAGGGCTCATCGGCATCCTGGCCCCCTCGCTCGCCTCGCCGCCACAG CCAAACCACGGAGCCAAGTCCATCCCAGTCCGAGACAGGGGCTTCCTTGTCCAG ACCATGGAGTATGCAGAGCAGAGGATTCCAGTCCTGAACGagttctgtgtggtgtgtgacgaGCCCCACGTGTTCCAGAACGGACCCATGCTTCGA cccacagtgtgtgagagggagctgtgtgtgtttgcctttcAAACGTTGGGCGTGATGAATGAAGCTGCTGATGAGATCGCCACAGGAGCtcag GTGGTGGATTTGCTGGTGTCCATGTGTCGCTCAGCTCTAGAGTCTCCCAGGAAAGTTGTCATTTTTGAGCCATATCCTTCTGTGGTGGACCCAGACGATTCCCAGGCCCTGGCCTTCAACCCAAGG AAAAAGGATTACGATCGGGTGATGAGAGCGCTGGACAGCCTTACATCTATCAGAGAGATGACCCAG GCGCCTTACTTGGAGATCAAGAAGCAGATGGACAAGCATGATCCTCTAGCTCACCCGCTGCTGCAGTG GGTGATTTCCAGTAATCGGTCACACATCGTCAAGCTCCCAGTAACTCGG CAACTGAAGTTCATGCACACGCAGCACCAGTTCCTCCTGCTCAGCAGCCCCCCTGCCAAAGAATCCAACTTCAGAGCTGCCAAAAACCTGTTTGGGAGCACGTTCGCTTTCCA cgGTTCTCACATCGAGAATTGGCACTCCATTTTGCGGAATGGCTTGGTTGTGGCATCTAACACAAGACTTCAG CTCCATGGCGCCATCTATGGGAGTGGGATCTATCTCAGCCCAATGTCAAGCATATCCTTCGGCTACTCAG GGATGAACAAAAAGCAACAGAAAGTGACATCTAAAGACGAGACTGTGACAAACAGCAAGACCAACTTACACCTGCAG TCACAGAAGAAAGGACAACAGCCGCAGTTTTTGCAAAGCCGGATTCTTAAGTGTATAGCCTTATGTGAAG TCATCACATCTCCTGATCTGCACAAGCATGGAGATATCTGGGTTGTACCCAACACAGATCATGTCTGTACAAGGTTTTTCTTTGT CTACGAAGATGGGCAGGTGGGCGACACGAGTATCAACACACAAGACCCCTGCATCCATCGGGAGATTCTGAAAGTCATCGGTAACCAGACAGCCACGGGATAA